One Onychostoma macrolepis isolate SWU-2019 chromosome 15, ASM1243209v1, whole genome shotgun sequence DNA segment encodes these proteins:
- the LOC131554245 gene encoding zinc finger protein 239-like — protein MEVMVQTQEEVKRKFRIKRAKVKKRLTCSQCGKSFGHKKYLEIHMRIHTGEKLYSCTQCGKSFTGPSGLSYHLRVHSGEKPFNCDQCGKTFISSSNLKTHLKVHSDEKPHLCTLCGRSFSRLDSYKQHRKMHNDVRDHLCFECGMSFTTASQLKQHQRIHTGEKPYKCSYCNKSFSHSGNLKTHERVHTGERPFHCTQCGESFKDARVLKNHLRIHSEKKEFNWDQSDLENNNSDERPRLCSLSGKSISRCNSCKLHQKVKTGEGGCACCECGKIFTDVSQLERHKRIHTGEKPYKCLYCNKCFIQSDHLKTHERVHTGEKPYKCSYCNKSFTESGNLKRHERVHTGEKPYHCTQCGKSFTQSTTLVTHIKMHCSVKK, from the coding sequence ATGGAAGTGATGGTGCAAACACAAGAGGAAGTGAAACGTAAGTTCAGAATTAAAAGAGCAAAAGTTAAAAAGCGGCTCACCTGCtcacagtgtggaaagagttttggaCACAAAAAATACCTTGAAATTCACATGagaatccacactggagagaaactgtactcatgcactcagtgtggaaagagttttactgGTCCATCAGGTCTCAGTTATCATCTGCGTGTTCATTCTGGAGAAAAGCCATTTAACTGTGATCAGTGTGGTAAAACGTTTATTTCATCATCAAATCTAAAAACACACCTGAAAGTTCATTCGGATGAGAAGCCTCACTTGTGTACTCTCTGTGGAAGGAGTTTTTCACGATTGGACAGTTATAAACAGCACCGGAAAATGCATAATGATGTGAGAGATCACTTGTGTTTTGAGTGTGGGATGAGCTTTACTACAGCTAGTCAACTAAAACAGCACCAAAGAATTcatactggagaaaaaccttacaagtgCTCGTATTGTAACAAGAGTTTTAGTCACTCTGGAaacctgaaaacacatgagcgagttcatactggagaaaGACCGTTTCACTGTACTCAGTGTGGGGAGAGTTTCAAAGATGCCAGAGTTCTGAAAAATCATCTGCGGATTCATTCTGAAAAAAAGGAGTTTAACTGGGATCAGTCTGATCTGGAAAACAATAATTCAGATGAGAGGCCTCGCTTGTGTTCTTTGTCTGGAAAGAGTATTTCACGATGTAACAGTTGCAAACTACACCAGAAAGTTAAAACTGGTGAAGGAGGTTGCGCGTGTTGTGAGTGTGGGAAGATCTTTACTGATGTTAGCCAATTGGAAAGGCACAAAAGAATTcatactggagaaaaaccttacaagtgCTTGTATTGTAACAAGTGTTTCATTCAGTCTGATcacctgaaaacacatgagcgagttcatactggagaaaaaccttacaagtgCTCATATTGTAACAAGAGTTTCACTGAGTCTGGAAACCTGAAAAGGCATGAgcgagttcatactggagagaagccgtatcactgtactcagtgtggaaagagtttcactcaGTCAACAACTCTAGTGActcatattaaaatgcattgttCTGTGAAGAAATGA